The Deinococcus aquaticus genomic interval GGCTACCAGGGCGAAGGCAGCAAGACCGTCATCGCTGCCAGGGCCGGAGCCAAGGTCAGCATGCGCCTCGTCCCCGGACAGGACCCCGACCGCATCACGCAGCTCATCACCGACTACGTGCCCACCATCGCCCCCGCAGGCATCACCGCCACCGTCCACCCGCACCACGGCGGCCGTCCCTTCAAGTTCGACCTGAACAGCCCCTACAACCTCGCCGCCAATCGCGCCCTCAAGCGCGTCTTCGGCCGTGAAGCCGTGTTCGCCCGCACCGGCGGGAGCATCCCCATCGTCGCCGCATTCAACGACCTGCTGCACGCCCCGGTCCTGTTCGTGGACCTCGGCCTGAACGAGGACGCCCCCCACAGCCCCAACGAGAGCTTCGCCGTCAGCGACTACCACAACGGCATCCTGACGAGCGCCTACCTGTTGCAGGAACTCGGCGCGCCCAACACCGCCGAATGAAACTCGGCTTTCTCGCCTCGCACGGCGGCAGCGCCGCGCGGCACCTCGTCGAGGCCTGCCGCGCAGGCGACCTGAACGCCACGCCGGTCGCCCTGGTCAGCAACAACAGCCGCTCCCCGGCCCTCGCCTGGGCGCAGGGGGCGGGCCTGACCGTCGCGCACCTCAGCAGCGCGAAGCACCCCGACCCGGACGCCCTGGACGCCGCCATTCTGGACGTTCTGGTCGGCGCGGGCGCGGACACCCTGATCCTCAGCGGCTACATGCGCGAGATCGGGCCGCGCGTCCTGACGCACTTCGCGGGCCGCCTCGTGAACATCCACCCCAGCCTCCTGCCCCGCCACGGCGGACGCGGCATGTACGGCGACCGCGTCCACGAAGCCGTCCTCGCCAGCGGCGACACCGAGAGCGGCGCGACCGTCCACCTCGTCACCGCTGGCATCGACGAGGGTCCCATCCTCGCGCAGGCCCGCGTGCCCGTCCTGCCCGGCGACGACCTCGCCAGCCTCAAAGCCCGCGTGCAGGCCACCGAAGGTGAGCTGATGCTACGGGCCGTCCGGACCCTGGGCGCGTAACAGGAGAGGAGGGGCGTGAAACGGAAAGTCTTCGACCTGAGCGGCTGGGCGCGTGTCACCCGGCACGACCAGACCGTCCTGCACGTTCCCGGTCACGTGATCGTGGATTTCGTCGCGTACGAGGTCAACCGGTCCCTTGACGTGCCCATTCCCGGCCAGGACGGACTGCGGCGCGTGCTCGACAGCGGGTACCGCTGGGTCCGCGCTCATCCCACCACCGGCGAAGGCACGCCCGGCAGTGCCCTCACCATCCAGCTCGACCCTACCGGACGCCCCGTGCAGTTCTACATCGACCTGCACGGTGGCGAGGGTTGGCACGAGAGCGGATTCCCCTGGCATGACGACCTGTACCTCGACGTGATCGGTCATCCCGCCGAACACGACCCCTGGGTGATCGACGCGACCGCCATCATCGATGGCGACGAACTCGACGACGCCGTCACACAGGGTCTCGTCACGCCCGCCCAGGCCGACGCCGCCTGGACGCACGCCCGGATGGTCGAAGCGCAACTCCAGGCGGGCACCTACCCACCCCTGCACGTCCTGAAACGCTACCTGGAAGACCCCTACACCTGACCATGAACCCGTGATCGCCGCGCCCGCCTCAACTGCGGAGCGCGGCGGCTCGTTGCTGCCCTACGCTGCGGGCGTGAAGCGCAAGGATGGCCGGTATCTCCAGTTCTTTCCCGGCGTGCAGGGCACGCAGCGCGTCGTGACGCTGCCCGAGGGCTGGCTGGTGGACGTGACCTTCACGCACGTTCCTCAGCCGCACACGGTGACCGTTTATGGGGTCACGGTGCCCACCCTGGCGGTCGGGGCGCGCTGGCTGACGCTGGTGCCCCCGCAGGAGCACGCGGCGCTGCTGGTCATCCTGAAGAGACGCCCGTGTTCGCCTACGCGGACGTGTGCGCCGCCACCGGCCTGGGCGAGGACGGCATGCCCTGGCTGGATGACCTGTATCTCGACGTGCGAGCCCTCCTGAATGCAGACTGGATGCCCGGCGTGCCGGAAATCATTGATGCCGACGAACTGGACGCGGCGTTGCGGGGCGGTGACATCACTGGGCAACAGCACGCTCTGGCGCGGGCAACGGCGCGGGAGGTGGCGGCGCAATTGACCTGTAATGCGAATCCGCTTCTGCATGCGGTCCAGGCGTTCGTGCTGGGTGGCGCGGGGTCGGGGTGATCCGCTGCCGGCTCTCCGCTTATACTTGAACTCAGTTCAAATTCTGTGTTCGACCCTGGAGGTTCCACCCATGACTCAAGCTGCCACCCTGCCCGCTTTCGCTGCCCAAGCCGTCAAGAAGGCCCTGCATGACATTCCCATGAACGCCACGGTCGGCGTGCAGATTACGGACGTGGGCGTCGGCTGGGCGACTGGCGTTGCGCCGGACACCGCGCCGTTCCGCAATCACCTGGGCACCATTCACGCGGGCGTGCAGTTCCTGCTGGCCGAGGCCGTGAGTGGCGCGGCGTTCGCGGGGGCGTTCGCGGCGCAACTGGCGGGCGCCGTGCCCCTGATCGAGAAACTGGAGACGCACTACGTGAACCGCGCCGTGGGCGACCTGACCGCGCGGGCCGAGGCGGCGGACGCGGCGGGGATCGCGGCGGCGCACGCGGAGTTCGCGGCGGACGGCAAGGCCCGCCTGATCGTGAACGTGACCGTGCAGGACGGCGAGGGTAAGGACGTGATGCGCGCCGTCGCCCACTGGTACCTGCGCGCCCGCCCCCAGGCGAAGTAAAGGCCAGGGGCATGACAGCGGTGCTCCTGACGGGCATGTCCGGTGCGGGCAAGAGCGCCACGCTGCTGGAACTGGCTCGCCGTGGCATCCGCGTGGTGGACACGGACGCCGGGGACTGGAACGAGTGGGTGCAGGCCCCGGACGGCCCGGACTGGGTGTGGCGACTGGACCGCCTGAATGCGCTGCTGGACGAGGCGGGGTCTGCGTCCGTGGTGCTGGCCGGCTGCCGGAGTAATCAGGGGGCGCTGTACCCGCGCCTCCGGGCGGTGGTGCTGTTAACGGCGCCGCTGCCCGTGCTGCTGGCGCGCGTACAGCACCGGGAGAATCCGTATGGCCGGACGGCAGACGATCGGGCCCGGATCGCGGAGCATGTGGCGTGGGTCGAGCCGTTGCTGCGGCAGTCCGCGACGCTGGTGCTGGATACGGCGCTGCTGTCCGTGGCGCAGGTGGCGGACCGGGTCGAGGAGCTGCTCCGTGAGCCCGGTACGGACTCCGGTTGAAAGGGCCGCACAATCACTCCACCCGCTCTGTTCACGAGACAGGCGGAAGCCGTGGATTCTTGCACGTGGCTCTCGGTCCACCTCCAGGCTGACGCTGCTGCCGGGCTGTAGGTCGCGTCCTTGCTTTACCCTGCGTGCATGACTGTGTTGCTGCTGGATCATGTGGCGATCGCCACGCCGGACCTGGAGGCGGGTTCCGCGCCGTACGTGGCGCTGGGCCTGCATCCGGAAGGGCCGGATGAGGAGGTCGCGTCGCAGGGCGTGCGGGTGCGGGCGTTTCAGGTGGGCGAGACCCTGATTGAGCTGCTGATGCCCACGCGGGAGGACAGTCCCATCGCGGCCTTCCTGGCGAGGAAGGGGGCGGGGCTGCATCACACGGCGTACCGCGTGGCGGACCTGGACGCCGAGATGACCCGCCTGCGGGCGGAGGGCGCACGCTTTCTGAATGAGGTTCCCACGCCGGGCCGGGCCGGGTCGCGCGTGGCGTTCCTGCACCCGAAGTGGGGGGCGGGCACGCTGATCGAGCTGGTCGAGCATCCAGCTGGTGGGCACCCGGCTGGTGGGCACGGTTGAGACGTCCCAGACCGCTGTGGTGGGTGCCGGCGCTGCTGATCATGGGGGCCATCTGGTCGCTGAGCAGCGCGCCGCAGACGCCAGGGCCGTCGCTGGAGCACCCGAAGGACTGGATCGCTCATTTCTCGGCGTACCTTGCGCTGGCGTTCACGCTGGCCCGCGCGACCGGGCGGCGCGGCGCGGCGCTGGTGATCGCAGCGTGGTTCGGGGCGCTGGACGAGGCGCATCAGGCATTCGTGCCGCCGCGTGAGGCGGGCGTGCAGGACTGGTTGTTCGACGTGGCGGGCGCGTGGCTGGGTTCATGGCTGGCGCTGCGCGGCGCCGCCCGCCCGTCCGCCCGGCCGGACGAGCCTCCGGAGCGGGCAGTGGGCCACGCGACCTGACCGCCGGGGGGTGGGGGGGGTGGTTGCCGGGCGGCGGTGACGGCGGGCAATCTCTGCCGGCGTCGCAGTTCTGTCAGAGTTGGGCCGCTACGCTGCCGGGCATGACGACCGCCCTGAGTTCCGTTTCCACTTCCGACGGGCACGTGGCGGCCCTTCAGGCGGCCCTGACGCAGCTCGACAGCGTTATCCTGGGCAAGGGCGGGCAGGTGCGGCTGGCGCTGGCCTGCCTACTGGCGCGCGGGCACCTGCTGATCGAGGACCAGCCGGGCGTGGGCAAGACCACGCTGGCGCAGGCGCTGGCCCGCACCTGCGGCCTGGAGTTCCGGCGCGTGCAGTTCACGGCGGACCTGCTGCCCGCCGACCTGACGGGCGTGAGCGTCTGGGACGCCCCGGCGGCCGCGTTCCGGTTCGTGCCGGGGCCGGTGTTCAGCGAGATGCTGCTGGCCGACGAGATCAACCGCGCCACGCCCCGCACGCAGGGGGCGCTGCTGGAAGCCATGGAGGAACGGCAGGTCTCGGAAGGTGGCGTGACCCGCCCGCTGCCACAGCCGTTCTTCGTGATCGCCACGCAGAACCCGGCGGCGTTTGTGGGCACCAGCCCGCTGCCGGAAGCGCAGCTGGACCGCTTCCTGATGACCGTCACGCTGGGCTACCCGGACGTGCGCGCCGAGCGGCAACTGCTGGAAACGGGCGGCCGCAGCCAGAGCGTCCGGGACCTGGGGGCTGTCCTGAGCGCCCCGGCCCTGCTGGCCATGCAGGCAGGGGTGGACCGCGTGCACGCCGCCGCGCCGCTGCTGGATTACCTGCAACTGCTGGCCCGCGCCACCCGCGAGCACCCCGCACTCGCGGCGGGCCTGAGCCCACGTGCGCTGCTGGCGCTGCTGGCTGCCGCGCGCGCCTGGGCGTACCTGCACGGGCGGCCCATGGTGCTGCCCGAGGACGTGCAGGCCGTGTTCCCGGCGCTGGCCGCGCACCGCCTGCCGCCCCGCGACCCGTCCGTGAATGTGGGCGCGCTCCTCGCGGCGCTGCTGGCCGACACGCCCATTCCCTGAGATGACCCGTCCCACGACCACCGCCCCCGCGCCCCGCGCCGACCGCGTGAGCGCCGCGCTGCACCTGCGACCCACGGGGTTCGGGCTGGCGTTCCTGATCCTGATCCTGCTGACCCTGATCGGCTGCGTGAACTACGGCCTGAGCCTCGGGTACGGCCTGACGTTCCTGCTGGGCGGCGTGTGGGTGGTCACGGCGGCGCAGGCGTTGCGTTCGGCGCGCAGCCTGACCCTGACGGTCCGTCCGTCCGGCTCCGTTCACGCCGGGCAGGACGCCCCGCTGACCGTGCAGGCCCAGGCGGGCGGCAGTGGCGGCGCGCTGGAAGTCCGCCTGCACGCCCAGGGCCGCGAGCTACGCGCGGCGCTGCACGTGCGGGCGGACGGCGCGGCGCTGACCGTGGCGTTCCCGACCGTGGTGCGCGGCCCGCTGAGCATCCGGGTGCACGCCCACGCGCTGGACCGCCTGGGCCTGTGGCGCGTGGCACTGCCCGCCCCGCCCGCCCCGCTGACACTGCTGGTGTGGCCCGCCCCGGAAAGCCCGGTCCCGCCGGTCCCGGTCCGCGCGGCGCCCGGCGTGAGCGGCGACGGCCTGCGCGGCCCCGGTGACGAGGAGTTCGCCGGGCTGCGTCCCTACCAGCCGGGTGACTCTCCCCGGCAGGTGTCGTGGCGGCACGTGGCCCGCACCGGGCAACTCCTGACCCGCGAGACCGACGCCGCGCGCGGACACGCCACCGACCTGCACTGGCAGGACGCGCCGGGAGACCCCGAGGCCCGCGCCTCCCGCCTGAGCGCCTGGGCGCAGCACCTGTCGGCACTGGGCACGCCGTTCGCGCTGACGCTGCCCGGCACGCACTTGAAGGCCGCTGCGGGCGAGGCGCACCTGCACGCCGCGTTGAACGCCCTGGCGACCGTGGACCCCCTGCCCGCCGCGCCCGGCCCGGCACGCGGCGCGGCGCGGCTGGTCTCGCACGCCGCCACGCTGGTCACGCAGGCCACGCCGCCCACCCTGCTGGCCCTGGCGGTCACGCTGGCGCCCGGCGGACTGCGGCACCCCGTGTGGATCACGCTGCTGATCATCCTGCTGCTGGCGCACGCCCTGGCCCGCGTGCTGCCGCGCCCCGGCCGGACACTCGACCCGCTGCCTGTGTGGCTGCTGGCGCTGCTGGCCGTGGGCGGGGCCGCCGCGCTGATCACCACGCAGGGCACCCTGCTGGGCCGCGACGCCGGAACGGCCTTCCTGGGCCTGCTGATCGCCCTGAAAACCGCCGAGAGCCGCTCGTCCCGCGACGGACGCATCCTGATCCTGCTGGGCCTGTTCATGACCAGCACGCATTACTTCTACAGTCAGGGGCCGCTCGCGGCGCTACACACCCTGATCAGCGCCGCGTTCCTGCTGGCCGCCGCGCCCGCCTGGATCGCCCCGGTCGCCTCCGGCCCGGCCTCCACCCCGGCCGCCCCCGGCGGGGAAGGGAGGCGCGCGCACCTGCGGGACTCGCTGCTGGGCGCCGGCCGCCTGCTGGCCCTGGCAGCCCCGCTGGCGCTGGTGCTGTTCGTGCTGTTCCCCCGGCCGGCCGGGCCGCTGTGGCAACTGCCCGTGCAGGGGCAGGCCACCACCGGCCTGAGCAACGAGATCAGCGCCGGCGAGTACTCGAACCTCGCGCAGAACAGCGCCGTCGCCTTCCGCGCCGACTTCCAGGGCGCGCTGCCCACCCCCGATCAGCGTTACTGGCGCGGCCCGGTCTACGAGGCGTACGACGGCCGCACCTGGCGGCAGGTCCGCGCGCCCGGCCGGACGCCCAGCGTGGACGTGACCGGCCCGCCCCTGAACTACACCCTGACCCTGGAACCCAGCGGGAACCCCTGGCTGCTGGCGCTGGACGTGCCGCTGACCGTCCCGGACGGCGCGTTCCTGACCAACGCCTTCCAGGCCGTCACCCCCCGACCCGTCACCACCCGCCGCCGCGTGGAACTCCAGAGCCGCGCCGCGCGACTGGGCGTGCAGGAGGACCCGGAACGACTGGCCTTCGACCTGCAACTCCCGGCCGGACAGAACCCCCGCGCGGTCGCCCTGGCCACCAGCTGGCGCAGCCTGAGCCCCGAGGCGCGCGTGCAGGCGGGCCTGGACCTGCTGCGCACCGGGGGCTTCACGTACACCCTGTCCCCGCCGCTGCTGCCTGAGCAGGACCGCGTGGACGACTTCCTGTTCAGCTCCCGCCAGGGCTTCTGCGAACACTACGCCAGCGCCTTCGCGGTCCTGATGCGCGCCGCCGGCCTCAGCGCCCGCGTGGTCGGCGGCTACCAGGGCGGCGAGGCGAACGGCTCGTACCTGATCGTGCGCCAGCAGGACGCCCACGCCTGGACGGAAGTCTGGCTGCCCGGCCAGGGCTGGGTTCGCGTGGACCCTACCGCCGTCGTCGCGCCCGCCCGGGTCAGCGCCGGCCTGAGCACCGCCCTGACCCGCCCACAGGCCGCCGCCCCCACCGCACCCGGCACCCTCAAACGCCTGCAACTGCGTCTGGACGCCATCCAGAACCGCTGGAACGACCTGGTCGTCGACTACGACGGTGGTCGCCAGAGTGACCTGCTGACCCGCGCCGGACTGGGCGGCGTGGGCAGCGCCCCGTACCTGCTGCTGCTCCCCACCCTGATCGCCCTCACCCTGCTTCCCGCCCTGCTGCTCGCCCGCCGCCGCGCCCGCCCCAGCGACCCCGCCAGCCGTGCCCTGCACGACCTGAGCGTGCACCTGCACCTGCCCCGCGCCCCCGGAGAAACGCCCACCGCGTACGTGACCCGCGCCGCCGCGCAGTACCCGCAGTTGCATGCCGCCCTTCAGGACGTCCTGAGCGCCTACCACGCCGCCCGCTACGCCCCACAGCCCCCCCCGGACGCCCTGACGCGCCTGCGCCGGGCCGTGCGGAACGTCCGCCGCTGATACGGACTCTGGGCTTGGAGCTGACGCAACGGTGCATTCCGGTATGGTGCCCTGCCCGACAGCGGTGGCGCTGGCCTCTGCACTAGCATGGCGGGGTGAACGTGATCAAAGCCGCCCTCTCGATCATCGCCGCCCTCTCGGCTGCCCTGATCGCCTACAGCGCCTTTTTCGTGCGGGGTGATCTGGGGGGTGTCATGGCGTACCTGCGGGCGCGTGGGGCGCTGCGCCGCCTGCGTGAAAGCGGCACGCCCGAGCAGGTCGCGCAGGGGCAGGCGCAGTTGCAGGCGCTGGGGCAGCAGGTGGGTGACCCGGCGCTGGCCGCGCAACTGATTCCGCTGGCCCTCACGGTGGGGTTGCTGGTGGGTGCGCTGGTGTGGTGGGCCTTCTCGCGCCGGCAGTCGGGCACGCCCCGCACGGACATTCAGGAGCGCATGGTGTACCGTCTCGCGCACCGCAAGGGTGGGCGGTTCACGCTGGATGACCTGCGCGCCGCCAGTCCCCTGACCGACGAGCAGGCCCGCGCCGTCACGGCCCGCCTGCTGGACCTGGGCCGCCTGACCCGTGACGGCGACACTTTCCGCCTGCCCTGAATGACCGGCACGCACCTGCCCCGAGGAACCACCCCATGACCGACACGCCCGACACCCTCGCGGACCTGCTGGACCGCGCCAACCACGACCCCGATACTGGCCTGCGCGCCGCGCTGGACAGCGTGCAGGGCCAACCTCACCCGCGCGTGGCGGCCATCGCCGCGCACCTGAGCGCCGCCAAGCGTGACCTGTGGACGCGCATCGCTGCTGCCACCGGCACGCCCGTCCCCCCGGATGACGCGGGCCTGTCCCGCCTGAGCGACTGGGAAGTCAGCGCTGCGCAGGCCCTCCCCGCCCACACGCTGAATGTCACCGTCCCCACCGCCGATCCCGACGCGGCGGGCGGTGAGCCGCCCATGACCGTTGCCGCCCTGATCCGCCTGAACGCGACCCTGACCGGCAGCCGCGCCGCGCAGATCCGCCGGCTGGCGCAGCAGCCCCGCCTCGCCTGACATGCCCGCGGACCGGCCCTTCCTGACCGATCCTACCCCGGACGGCACGCACGGGAACGGCGCCGTGCCGCCTGCCCTGTTCGATCTGGCGGTCAACCGCGCCGCCGCTGCCCTGCGCGGCCTGCGCCCCGCCCAGCCGGACGCCGCGCTGGCCGCGTGGCACGCCCGCACCCGCTTCGCCCGCCGCGTACCCCTGGACGCCGTGAAGGCCGCCCTGGCCACCCGACCCGCCGGGACCGAGTGCCACTGGGCGGGCGGCGAGGGGGGCGGCTGGCAGCCCGGACGCGCGCCCTTTCCGTAGGCAGTGGGAAGTGGGCCGTGGGAAACGCTGCTCCACGGCCCACTCCCTACGCCTCGCCGCTGACCGACGCCGCCACGGTCCAGGCGGCTACCTCGACCGCCCGGGTCAGTTCCGGCTGCGGAAGGTACGGCACGGCTTTCGCCTCGGCCAGGGCGACCCCGGCGCTGGCGGGCAGGTGCAGGAACCCGCACGGCACGTCCGCCCGGCCCAGACTGCGCAGGGCGTGCAGCGCGTGGTACATGACCGCGTTGCACACGAACGTTCCGGCCGTGTCACTCAGGTGGCCGGGTATGCCCGCCCCGTGCCACGCGGCAAGCACGGCCCGCAGCGGCAGGGTGCTCAGGTATGCGTCCGGGCCGCCTGCCTGGACTGGGGCGTCCCGGTGCTGCTGCCCGGCGTTGTCGGGAATGCGGAAGTCCATCACGTTCACGGCCACGCGCTCCAGCGTCACCTGTGGTCGTCCGCTCGCCAGACCGGTCAGGAGGACGGCGGCCGGGCGCCGGGTGTCCAGCAGTTCGGTCAGGCGGGCGCAGGCGGCGTGCGGCTCGACCGGCAGCAGCGCCGACACGACCCGCAGGCCGCCGAGCACCTGCCCGTCCAGTGCCTGGGCCGCCTCGGCGCTCGGGTTGACGGGGTGCGTGTGGAACGGCTCGAAGCCGGTCAGGAGCAGCGTATTCACGCCCCGCAGGGTAGCGCGGCGGCGCCCCCGGCCGGTACGCTGGCTGTATGCGCCTGCTGCCTGCCCTGCCGCTCCTGGCGGCCCTGCTGACCCCGTCCGCCCTGGCCGCCACGACCACGCAGTACGCCGTGCTGCGTGGCGTGCAGGTGCAGGGCCGCGTCGCCACCCTGACCCTGGATTACGTGGATGTGTTCTCGGACACCGACGCCGACGCCCGCCGCGTCGTGGCGCTCGGTGAGTACCCGTCCGCGCAGGCGTACTTCGAGGCGAACCCGAGTGGGCTGTACGTCCGGAACGTGAACCCCCTGCTGCGGACCCTGAAGACCGACGCCCGCACCGTGTTTGCCTTAGCGTGCCTGGACCGTCCGGACGGCATGCAGGCTGTGCCGCTGGAGACGTTCGTGTCTGCCTGGAAGGGCTTTGCGCCGCAGGGCTGCTGGCCGTTCAGCGAGCGGGTCGTGGCGCTGCACCTGAACGGCACCCGCGTCCTGCGCGCCGAGCAGGTGTACTTCCCGTGAGCGCGGCGCGGTCCTGAGCAGCAGGCCTGAGCGGGAAGGGCCGTCCTGAAACGAACACCGCAGTTTCGCCGCGCCGCGCGGCCTATGCTCGGGCGTATGCCTGAACTGCCGGAAGTGGAAACCACGCGCCGCAAGATCGAGCCGCTGTTGCGGGACCGGACGATCCTGCACGTCGAGCACGACGCGCCGCACAAGTACCGTGACACGCACCTCGCCGCAGGGCGCCGCGTGACGGGCCTGTCGCGGCGCGGGAAGTACCTGATGCTGAACCTCGCGCCCGAGAGTGGGGACGGCCCGCACGACCTGGAATTCATCGTGCACCTGGGCATGACCGGCGGGTTCCGGCTGGAGGGCGGGCGGCACACGCGCGTGACGATCCGCACGGATGGCGGCGACCTGTTCTTCGACGACGCCCGGCGCTTCGGGAAGATGGCGGTCGTGCGGCCCGGCGAGTACGCGGGCATGCCGACCCTGGCGGGCATGGGCCCCGAACCGCTCTCGGAGGACTTCCGGGAGGAGCCGTTCGCGGCGCTGGCCGCGCAGGCGGGGGCGGTGAAACCCTGGCTGCTGTCGCAGAAACCCGTGAGTGGTGTGGGGAACATCTACGCCGACGAGAGCCTGTGGCAGGCGGGCCTCCACCCCGCGCAGTCGCACCTGACGCGCGAGGAGGCCAGGCGGCTGTACGCGGCGGTCCGGGACGTGATGGGCCGCGCCGTCGAGGCGGGCGGCAGCAGCCTGGGCAGCGGCGTGGGCAACTACCGGCAGCACGACGGCCTGTCCGGGCTGTTCCAGCATTCGCACGCCGTGTACGGGCGCGGCGGCGAGACCTGCCCGCGCTGCGGGACCACCATCGAAAAGACCGTGCTGGCCCAGCGCGGCACGCACCACTGCCCGCAGTGCCAGCCGCTGCGCGGCCCGGAAGGCCGGGCGAAGGGAGGCAGCGTATGACGGACCTGACCGGACTGAGACTGTCGTACACCCGCGCCGAACTGCGCCGCGCCGAGCTGCACCCCGATCCGCTGGAGCAGTTCCGGGGCTGGTTGCAGGAGGCCATCGACTCGGGCCTGCGCGAACCTTACGCGCTGAGCCTCGCCACCGCCGACGCGGCCGGGCGGCCGGGCGTGCGCACCGTGTTGCTGCGCGGCGCGGACGAACGCGGCCTGACCTTCTACACCAACTACGAGTCGCACAAGGGCCGCGACCTGGGCGCCAACCCGCAGGCGGAACTGCTGTTCCACTGGGCCGAGCACGAGCGGCAGGTGCGCGCCTACGGCCCCGTGACGCGCGTGCCGGACGCCGAGAGCGACGCGTACTTTCACGCCCGCCCACGGGAGTCGCAACTCGCCGCGCATGCCAGCGACCCGCAGAGCGCGCCCGTCCGTGACCGCGCGGCGCTCGACGCCACCTTCGCCGCGCTGCACGCCCGCTACCCGGAAGGCACTGAAATTCCCCGCCCCGCCTTCTGGGGAGGATTCCGGGTGCAGGTGCAGGAATGGGAGTTCTGGCAGGGCCGCGAGAGCCGCCTGCACGACCGTTTCCGCTACGTGCGGGCGGGCGCAGACTGGCAGACGGACCGGTTGATGCCCTGACAGGCCCCTTCACGCCGGCCCCGCAACAGGGACCGGGCTGCACGCGGCGAGCGACACGTCCGCTGGGGGCATCAGACGACACGGCGAATAATTCACATCTCGCCTCCTAAAATGACCGCATGGCCCTGAGCGTCGTGGAATCCAGTGTGCGCTCCCGTGTGGGGCCACCGGAACACGGCGCGGACCTGCTGCTGGCCTCCGCCCACCACGTCGCCCTGATCGCCGGGTTCAGTTTCGGCACCAGTGCCGGGGGCACCCAGCCGCGCGGCATGCCCCCTGCCCGCTTTGCCGCGACCGTCGGCATGGCGGGCCTGCGCGACCTACCGCCCGAAGCCACGCTGCGCGAGGCCACCGACCACCTGAGCGCCTCGCTGACCAGCGCCCTGCGGCACGCCGTGATGGGCGGCGAACGCCTGCAGGTGGGATTCGCGTTCGCGGCGATCAGCAACGCCCGCCGCGAGGTCTGGCAGGCCGGGCCGGTCGCCGCGCTCTGGGACGACCCGGGCCTGGAAGGCACGCAGGGCGGTTTTCCCGGCACCCTGCCGTCCCTGAGCGCCGCCGGGCAGGCCCGCGCGCTGGTCATTCAGGCGCTGCTGGCCCAGGGTTCCGGGCAGTTCACGCAGACGCAACTCCAGGCGTCCGACCCGGCGCAGGCGATCATTGCGCCGCTGCTGATCGCGCACGCCTCGCTGGCCAACTCGACCGGGCCGCTCGGGTACGGCCTGATCAACGGCGAGCCCGTCCCGGACGAGCACCTGCGCGTGCACCGCCTGCCGCCCGGCCCGCGCGAGATCAGCCTCGCCACCGCCGGGTACCCGGCCATCATGAACACCCTGGCTGCCACGGAACGCCGCCTTCAGGACCTGCTGCGCACCGACCCCCTGCTGATCACCCGCTTCCCGTACGTGCGCCCCCACCGCCCGGACCACGAAGGGTACGCCGACCGCGCCTACGCCCGCGTGCGCGTCTGGTAAAGCGGCCCTGCCCCTGTCCGTCCGGCAGCACTCTGTAGTCGGCCTCGCCATCTTCATGAGACGGGCGGTGCATGCTGACCCGCGTGAGCAACCTTTACACCGCAGAAGCAACCGCC includes:
- a CDS encoding phosphoribosylglycinamide formyltransferase is translated as MKLGFLASHGGSAARHLVEACRAGDLNATPVALVSNNSRSPALAWAQGAGLTVAHLSSAKHPDPDALDAAILDVLVGAGADTLILSGYMREIGPRVLTHFAGRLVNIHPSLLPRHGGRGMYGDRVHEAVLASGDTESGATVHLVTAGIDEGPILAQARVPVLPGDDLASLKARVQATEGELMLRAVRTLGA
- a CDS encoding DUF402 domain-containing protein: MKRKVFDLSGWARVTRHDQTVLHVPGHVIVDFVAYEVNRSLDVPIPGQDGLRRVLDSGYRWVRAHPTTGEGTPGSALTIQLDPTGRPVQFYIDLHGGEGWHESGFPWHDDLYLDVIGHPAEHDPWVIDATAIIDGDELDDAVTQGLVTPAQADAAWTHARMVEAQLQAGTYPPLHVLKRYLEDPYT
- a CDS encoding DUF402 domain-containing protein; its protein translation is MFAYADVCAATGLGEDGMPWLDDLYLDVRALLNADWMPGVPEIIDADELDAALRGGDITGQQHALARATAREVAAQLTCNANPLLHAVQAFVLGGAGSG
- a CDS encoding DUF4442 domain-containing protein translates to MTQAATLPAFAAQAVKKALHDIPMNATVGVQITDVGVGWATGVAPDTAPFRNHLGTIHAGVQFLLAEAVSGAAFAGAFAAQLAGAVPLIEKLETHYVNRAVGDLTARAEAADAAGIAAAHAEFAADGKARLIVNVTVQDGEGKDVMRAVAHWYLRARPQAK
- a CDS encoding AAA family ATPase, with protein sequence MTAVLLTGMSGAGKSATLLELARRGIRVVDTDAGDWNEWVQAPDGPDWVWRLDRLNALLDEAGSASVVLAGCRSNQGALYPRLRAVVLLTAPLPVLLARVQHRENPYGRTADDRARIAEHVAWVEPLLRQSATLVLDTALLSVAQVADRVEELLREPGTDSG
- the mce gene encoding methylmalonyl-CoA epimerase — protein: MTVLLLDHVAIATPDLEAGSAPYVALGLHPEGPDEEVASQGVRVRAFQVGETLIELLMPTREDSPIAAFLARKGAGLHHTAYRVADLDAEMTRLRAEGARFLNEVPTPGRAGSRVAFLHPKWGAGTLIELVEHPAGGHPAGGHG
- a CDS encoding VanZ family protein — encoded protein: MRRPRPLWWVPALLIMGAIWSLSSAPQTPGPSLEHPKDWIAHFSAYLALAFTLARATGRRGAALVIAAWFGALDEAHQAFVPPREAGVQDWLFDVAGAWLGSWLALRGAARPSARPDEPPERAVGHAT
- a CDS encoding AAA family ATPase, with product MTTALSSVSTSDGHVAALQAALTQLDSVILGKGGQVRLALACLLARGHLLIEDQPGVGKTTLAQALARTCGLEFRRVQFTADLLPADLTGVSVWDAPAAAFRFVPGPVFSEMLLADEINRATPRTQGALLEAMEERQVSEGGVTRPLPQPFFVIATQNPAAFVGTSPLPEAQLDRFLMTVTLGYPDVRAERQLLETGGRSQSVRDLGAVLSAPALLAMQAGVDRVHAAAPLLDYLQLLARATREHPALAAGLSPRALLALLAAARAWAYLHGRPMVLPEDVQAVFPALAAHRLPPRDPSVNVGALLAALLADTPIP